The following is a genomic window from Quadrisphaera sp. RL12-1S.
AAGCTCAGGTAGCGGCGCCGCGACCAGAAGCGCGTGCCCCCGGGGACGGCGTCGCCCCACGCGGCCCGCGCGCGCAGCACGGCCTCGCTGTCGAGATCCTCCCAGGCGGCCAGCTGCGGGTCCACGAGACGTCGGCCCTGCTCGGCCTCCCAGCGCCGGACCACGGCCACCGGGTCGGCGCGCTCGACCAGCGAGCCCCTCTCCCGTGCCACCGGACCAGCGTGCGGGCCGCCGCTGGTGGGCGCCTGCGGAACCGCTGGATGTTCACCGAGCCGAAACCTGGCCGGCCGGCGCGTCGCCGGGGTGGCGCCTCAGCCGGCGGCGCGCGCCAGCAGCAGCCGGTCCTCGGTGGCCCGCACGGCGGCGATGAGCACCGGCCCGCGCTGGGCGTGGCAGCGGGACTGGGGGCTGCCGGGGCCGTGGCGCTGGAGCACCTCGGCGATGCGCTCGTGCACGGTGACCCGCCGCCCGTCGGGGGCGGTGGTCTGGTCAGCCCACGTCAGCGCGTCCGCCACCGGGCCCGACCAGTAGCCGGGCCGGCTGAAGGGGTCCAGGAGGTGGGCGACCTGGCGGACCCCCGCCACGAAGCGCGCACCGGAGTGGTGGGCCACCAGCCCCACCAGCGCCGGGGGCCACAGGCTGCGCTGGAGGTGCAGCGCGCCGTCGACCGGGTGGAAGCCGGTGTGGGCGACCGCCGGGGCGTAGCCGACGTCGTGCAGCCACGCCGCGGCCAGGAGGAGGTTCACCTGCTCCGGCGCCACGGCGTCCGCGCCCTCCGCCGCGCGCTCGGCCACGGCCTGCGTGTGCCGCCAG
Proteins encoded in this region:
- a CDS encoding HD domain-containing protein produces the protein MSTGGRSSFTAWSPLRPVARALHPTLGAPSPQVPDAPADPPLARAGAEAHTVALDAELVGQARELAEQLLATVDDDGRRWRHTQAVAERAAEGADAVAPEQVNLLLAAAWLHDVGYAPAVAHTGFHPVDGALHLQRSLWPPALVGLVAHHSGARFVAGVRQVAHLLDPFSRPGYWSGPVADALTWADQTTAPDGRRVTVHERIAEVLQRHGPGSPQSRCHAQRGPVLIAAVRATEDRLLLARAAG